A section of the Bacteroidia bacterium genome encodes:
- a CDS encoding DNA methyltransferase → MEHLISKKVFNQYLKSFDFSGLFVDLGWAHAKKREPVEAANEVYTLNAAAEKQSFVVLICDPGPDGKIPESAIRRTIEKKVRSLFFEHIIIYVDKAQKEQLWQLVIREPNKPARIVEHRYHVNQAADFLYEKLQGLLFTLDEEGNIGIVDVKARVQAQFSQNAEKVTKKFYAEFKQQHGAFRQFIDGIAKETDKDWYTSLMLNRLMFIYFIQKKGFLDKNFSYLQDKLKEVKAQKGKGKFFSFYRNFLMRLFHEGLGNPDHSDADLQKLIGRVPYLNGGLFDVHELEKDHAKINIKDEAFEKVFAFFDKYNWHLNTNISSSGKDINPDVIGYIFEKYINDRAQMGAYYTKEDITDYIGKNCIIPYLFDQVKERCKEAFTGDSSLWNMLKEQPDRYIYPAMKHGVWEEPPTDGKDGNLRELPGNIEIGVDTSKPNLIERRKDWNTSAIEEYALPTEIWRETVTRRQRYFEVRNKLVNGEVTNINDFITYNLDIRQFAQDAVEQYEGIDFTRAFYRTLQEVTILDPTCGSGAFLFAALNILQPLYEACLLRMGQHKDDMERQNRNKNTYKNEREILAQAAQHPNLDYYILKNIILRNLYGVDIMNEAVEIAKLRLFLKMVAVAEPDYQKENLGLEPLPDIDFNIRAGNTLVGFATEAELNKSWHLFPNDLYDNPKEAKTRVNDKMDYVAKAFTRFKEVQTAHVQLQDFKSFKDVKSELEIKLKELRNELDYVHALTYGIYPNTSRKQFEDWKQTHQPFHWFAEYYGIVHDRGGFDVVIGNPPYVEYSKVKKSYSIIGLKTIQSGNLFAFCIEKALNILQKKGWFGYIVPVSLTCTQRMASLQNQFLQYSDEVWLSSYGERPSKLFEGAEVLLSICMFSKGSQSLLRSTNLRKWHSDYRPHLFETTQYSPPVQRIRNYIIPKAKETLEVSIIQKLSEGNSVLEKFYTEKNKNKIYYRIGGGRYWKIFTTFQPNFVLNGTQSVSSRENYLYFDNLLTRDLAVAQLSSTLFFWWYSITTNGRDMNPVDLAKFPFAYQNLSSKTISALQGDSQLLMADYSKKKVEKEKVSTKTGNVIYEEFYPRLSKGLIDQIDIQLAHYYTFTEEELDFIINYDIKYRMGKELEGNEE, encoded by the coding sequence ATGGAGCATCTGATTTCAAAGAAAGTTTTTAATCAATATCTAAAGTCGTTCGATTTCTCAGGGTTATTTGTTGATTTGGGCTGGGCCCACGCAAAGAAAAGGGAACCGGTTGAAGCAGCCAACGAAGTTTACACACTCAATGCCGCTGCCGAGAAGCAGAGTTTTGTGGTGTTGATCTGTGATCCGGGGCCTGATGGTAAAATTCCTGAAAGCGCCATTCGCAGAACCATAGAAAAAAAGGTGCGTAGCCTGTTCTTTGAGCACATCATTATTTATGTAGATAAGGCCCAGAAAGAACAGCTTTGGCAGTTGGTGATTCGTGAGCCTAACAAACCTGCGCGAATTGTGGAGCACCGCTACCATGTGAACCAAGCCGCAGACTTTTTATATGAAAAATTGCAGGGCCTTCTCTTTACGCTGGATGAAGAAGGCAATATTGGAATAGTTGATGTAAAAGCGCGTGTTCAGGCACAGTTTAGCCAGAATGCAGAGAAAGTGACCAAGAAGTTTTATGCTGAGTTTAAGCAGCAGCATGGCGCTTTCCGCCAATTCATTGATGGAATTGCAAAAGAAACGGACAAGGATTGGTACACCAGCCTGATGTTAAACCGCCTTATGTTCATCTACTTCATTCAGAAAAAGGGATTTCTGGACAAGAATTTCAGTTATTTACAGGACAAGCTTAAAGAGGTAAAGGCGCAAAAAGGTAAAGGTAAGTTCTTTAGCTTTTATCGCAACTTCCTTATGCGGCTTTTCCATGAAGGGTTGGGGAATCCTGACCATTCTGATGCGGACTTGCAAAAGCTCATCGGCAGGGTTCCTTATCTCAATGGCGGCCTCTTCGATGTGCATGAACTGGAAAAGGATCATGCAAAAATCAACATTAAGGACGAAGCATTTGAGAAGGTCTTTGCTTTTTTTGATAAATACAACTGGCATCTTAATACTAATATCTCATCATCCGGCAAAGACATTAACCCGGATGTAATCGGGTACATATTTGAGAAGTACATTAATGATCGCGCCCAAATGGGTGCCTACTACACCAAAGAGGATATTACCGACTATATCGGTAAAAATTGCATTATTCCCTATTTGTTTGACCAGGTAAAGGAACGTTGTAAAGAAGCTTTTACAGGCGATAGTAGCCTTTGGAATATGCTGAAGGAACAGCCTGACCGCTATATTTACCCTGCTATGAAACATGGAGTGTGGGAAGAACCACCCACCGATGGAAAAGATGGAAATCTGCGGGAATTGCCGGGGAATATTGAAATTGGGGTGGATACCAGCAAGCCCAACCTCATTGAGCGCAGGAAGGATTGGAATACCTCAGCGATAGAAGAATATGCGCTTCCCACCGAGATTTGGCGGGAAACCGTGACCCGCAGGCAGCGCTATTTTGAAGTAAGAAACAAGCTGGTAAATGGGGAGGTAACCAACATCAATGATTTCATTACCTATAACCTTGATATCCGGCAGTTTGCACAGGATGCTGTGGAGCAGTATGAAGGCATTGACTTTACCCGTGCCTTTTACCGCACGCTGCAAGAGGTCACTATTTTAGACCCTACCTGCGGTTCCGGGGCATTTTTATTTGCCGCGCTTAATATTTTGCAGCCGCTTTATGAAGCTTGCCTGTTGCGCATGGGGCAGCACAAAGACGACATGGAACGGCAAAACCGCAATAAGAATACCTATAAAAACGAGCGGGAAATTTTAGCCCAGGCAGCGCAACACCCCAACCTGGATTACTACATCTTAAAGAACATTATCCTGCGCAATCTTTATGGGGTTGACATTATGAATGAGGCCGTGGAAATAGCCAAGCTGCGCCTGTTCCTGAAAATGGTGGCCGTGGCCGAACCGGATTACCAGAAAGAAAACTTAGGGCTGGAGCCATTGCCTGACATTGACTTTAACATCCGGGCAGGGAATACATTGGTGGGCTTTGCCACGGAGGCGGAGTTAAATAAAAGCTGGCATTTGTTCCCGAACGATTTGTACGATAATCCAAAAGAAGCCAAAACAAGGGTGAACGATAAAATGGACTATGTTGCCAAAGCATTCACCCGCTTTAAAGAAGTACAAACAGCTCACGTTCAACTTCAAGATTTCAAGTCTTTTAAAGATGTGAAGTCAGAACTTGAAATAAAGTTGAAGGAGCTAAGAAACGAACTCGATTATGTTCACGCCCTGACTTATGGAATTTATCCAAATACCAGTCGAAAGCAATTCGAGGATTGGAAGCAAACGCACCAGCCCTTCCATTGGTTTGCCGAGTACTATGGCATTGTGCATGACCGTGGCGGGTTTGATGTGGTAATTGGGAATCCACCTTATGTTGAATATTCGAAGGTAAAGAAGTCTTATTCTATTATAGGACTCAAAACAATACAGAGTGGTAATCTTTTCGCCTTTTGTATTGAAAAAGCACTAAATATTTTACAAAAAAAAGGGTGGTTTGGATACATTGTTCCTGTTAGTTTGACTTGTACTCAGCGAATGGCGTCATTGCAAAACCAATTCCTTCAATATTCTGATGAAGTTTGGCTATCAAGTTATGGAGAACGTCCTTCAAAGTTGTTTGAAGGAGCTGAAGTATTGCTTTCTATTTGTATGTTTTCAAAAGGCAGCCAAAGTTTATTGAGGTCAACAAATTTAAGGAAATGGCACAGTGATTACCGTCCGCATCTGTTTGAAACAACTCAATACTCTCCTCCAGTTCAAAGGATTAGGAATTACATCATCCCCAAAGCGAAGGAGACACTAGAAGTTTCTATAATCCAAAAACTAAGTGAAGGAAATTCAGTTCTTGAAAAATTCTATACTGAGAAGAACAAAAACAAAATATACTACAGAATTGGTGGAGGTCGATACTGGAAGATTTTCACCACTTTTCAGCCAAATTTCGTTTTAAACGGCACTCAATCAGTGTCCTCCCGGGAAAACTATCTCTATTTCGATAACTTGCTTACGAGAGACTTGGCTGTAGCACAGTTAAGTAGTACCCTCTTTTTCTGGTGGTATTCAATTACCACTAATGGTAGAGATATGAACCCTGTAGATCTTGCCAAGTTTCCATTTGCTTACCAGAACCTAAGTAGTAAAACAATATCTGCTCTTCAAGGTGATAGTCAATTATTAATGGCAGACTATTCTAAAAAGAAAGTGGAAAAGGAGAAGGTGTCAACTAAAACTGGCAATGTTATTTATGAAGAATTTTATCCAAGACTTTCAAAGGGTCTAATTGACCAAATTGATATACAACTTGCCCACTATTACACCTTCACAGAAGAAGAACTTGACTTCATCATCAACTATGACATCAAATACCGGATGGGAAAGGAATTGGAGGGGAATGAGGAGTAA